The proteins below are encoded in one region of uncultured Eubacteriales bacterium:
- a CDS encoding conserved hypothetical protein (Evidence 4 : Homologs of previously reported genes of unknown function), which yields MKKTYISLNEAEWRLLLYALNNLRSTLISEGRYTDVVDEVMLKIINTPIRKVKIAG from the coding sequence ATGAAAAAGACTTATATTTCGCTGAATGAAGCCGAGTGGCGGCTTTTGCTTTACGCGCTGAACAACCTCCGCAGCACCCTGATTTCCGAGGGGCGGTATACCGATGTGGTGGACGAGGTAATGCTGAAAATCATTAACACGCCCATCCGAAAGGTTAAAATTGCGGGGTGA
- a CDS encoding conserved hypothetical protein (Evidence 4 : Homologs of previously reported genes of unknown function), whose product MESNTFEKCFSDFIDRREYDEAQNALFEMVRISFQAGWKSAGGDPPPSQPILRLITIEPEE is encoded by the coding sequence ATGGAATCCAATACATTTGAGAAATGCTTTTCCGACTTTATAGACCGTCGGGAGTATGATGAGGCGCAGAACGCTCTTTTTGAAATGGTACGCATATCGTTCCAAGCCGGGTGGAAATCCGCAGGCGGTGATCCCCCGCCATCACAGCCCATTTTGCGGCTTATCACGATAGAACCCGAAGAATAA
- the soj gene encoding Sporulation initiation inhibitor protein soj produces the protein MSNCKITAICNQKGGVTKTTTTANLGIGLAMQGKKVLLVDIDPQADLTASLGWPNSDALPMTLADIMEKTLHDEDFEHYGAILRHDEGVDLIPSSIELSGMEMSLVNAMSREFTLRNYLELIKHNYDHVLIDCPPSLSMLTINALAAADSVIVPVQAQYLPAKGMTQLMRTIGKIRKQINPNLKVDGVLLTLADMRTNLARTTADTLRQQYGSLLKIYKTQIPVAVKAAEISAAGQSIFAYSKGSKVAQAYAEFTKEVLADGERAKAKPAPGR, from the coding sequence ATGTCTAATTGCAAAATCACGGCGATCTGTAACCAAAAAGGCGGCGTGACCAAGACCACCACAACAGCCAATCTCGGTATCGGGCTTGCCATGCAGGGCAAAAAGGTTCTGCTTGTGGACATTGACCCCCAGGCCGACCTGACTGCTTCATTAGGTTGGCCGAACAGCGACGCCCTGCCCATGACCCTTGCCGACATCATGGAAAAGACGCTCCATGACGAGGATTTTGAGCATTACGGCGCAATCCTGCGGCATGACGAGGGCGTGGATTTGATTCCGTCCAGCATTGAGCTGTCGGGCATGGAAATGAGCCTCGTAAACGCCATGAGCCGCGAGTTTACCTTGCGCAACTATCTGGAGCTTATTAAGCACAATTACGACCATGTGTTAATTGACTGCCCGCCGTCCCTGTCCATGCTGACCATCAATGCGCTGGCCGCCGCCGATAGCGTAATCGTCCCTGTTCAGGCGCAATACCTGCCCGCAAAAGGCATGACACAGCTTATGCGGACAATCGGCAAGATTCGGAAGCAGATCAATCCCAACCTGAAGGTGGACGGCGTTTTGCTGACGCTGGCGGATATGCGCACCAATCTTGCCCGGACAACGGCTGATACCCTGCGGCAGCAGTATGGCAGTCTGCTGAAAATCTATAAGACCCAAATCCCGGTGGCAGTCAAGGCCGCTGAAATCAGCGCGGCGGGACAGAGTATTTTTGCCTATAGCAAGGGTAGCAAGGTCGCACAGGCTTACGCCGAGTTTACCAAGGAGGTGCTGGCCGATGGCGAAAGAGCTAAAGCTAAACCTGCCCCCGGCAGATGA
- a CDS encoding conserved hypothetical protein (Evidence 4 : Homologs of previously reported genes of unknown function) produces the protein MAKELKLNLPPADDLFTTQEERDDAKLERVIDLPLSEIHDFPNHPFKVRMDEDMVEMAESVKKYGVLVPGLVRPRDGGYEMVAGHRRKMASGLAERGTMPCLIRNLTDDEAVIIMVDSNLQREKILPSEKALAYKMKLEAMKRQGQRTDLTSSPVDMKLKGKQSLAVIGETSGDSQATVHRYIRLTELIPQVLDMVDAGKIAMRPAVELSYLPPEQQHTLLEEMTAEERTPSHIQAMKMRKFSEEGRLGEDVIHSIMQEEKPNQVEQFKMPRDKISKFFPVGTPAQKIEDTIIKALELWRQRERNRDAR, from the coding sequence ATGGCGAAAGAGCTAAAGCTAAACCTGCCCCCGGCAGATGACCTCTTTACTACCCAGGAGGAACGGGACGACGCCAAGCTGGAACGGGTAATAGACCTGCCTCTGAGTGAAATTCACGACTTTCCCAATCATCCGTTCAAGGTGAGAATGGATGAGGATATGGTAGAAATGGCCGAGAGCGTCAAAAAATACGGTGTCTTGGTTCCCGGCCTTGTGCGTCCCAGGGACGGCGGCTATGAAATGGTCGCGGGACATCGCCGTAAAATGGCAAGCGGGCTGGCCGAGCGCGGCACAATGCCCTGCCTCATTCGCAATTTAACGGATGATGAAGCCGTCATTATTATGGTTGACAGCAATTTGCAGCGTGAAAAAATCCTGCCATCCGAAAAAGCCCTTGCCTACAAAATGAAGCTGGAGGCCATGAAACGGCAGGGACAGCGCACGGATTTAACTTCATCTCCAGTGGATATGAAGTTAAAGGGCAAACAATCTCTTGCTGTTATTGGCGAAACCTCCGGCGATAGCCAGGCTACCGTTCACCGCTACATTCGCTTAACAGAGCTTATCCCACAGGTGCTCGACATGGTGGACGCGGGGAAAATCGCCATGCGCCCCGCCGTGGAGCTGTCTTATCTGCCACCGGAGCAGCAGCATACCCTTTTGGAGGAAATGACCGCAGAGGAAAGAACCCCTTCCCATATTCAAGCCATGAAAATGCGGAAGTTTTCAGAGGAAGGGCGGCTTGGCGAGGATGTCATCCACTCCATCATGCAGGAGGAAAAGCCAAATCAAGTGGAGCAATTCAAAATGCCGCGCGATAAAATCAGCAAGTTTTTTCCCGTGGGGACGCCCGCGCAGAAAATTGAGGACACCATTATCAAGGCGCTGGAGCTTTGGCGGCAAAGAGAACGCAACCGTGACGCGCGATGA
- a CDS encoding hypothetical protein (Evidence 5 : No homology to any previously reported sequences) → MRKLSKYKVCGEVDSTVTGKLLYLILDELADKNGEIIIPQRKISAALHISKGAVSRNLRRLREGGYIDVVAQYHSDGGRAANKYRIR, encoded by the coding sequence GTGAGAAAGCTGTCCAAATATAAAGTCTGCGGCGAGGTTGATTCTACTGTGACCGGCAAACTGCTCTACCTCATTCTCGACGAGCTTGCCGATAAAAACGGCGAAATAATTATCCCACAGAGAAAAATCAGTGCCGCGCTGCACATTTCCAAAGGCGCTGTGAGCCGCAATCTTCGCCGTCTGCGGGAGGGCGGCTATATTGATGTGGTTGCGCAGTATCACAGCGATGGTGGCAGAGCCGCCAACAAATATCGAATCAGATAA
- a CDS encoding hypothetical protein (Evidence 5 : No homology to any previously reported sequences): MDNRKFAATLYNFIKENDPHDYYTNTSAEDAIAELESYLSDLEMVNETIKDIEEIADSFDDHEVYVTEVKPLLKCLLEIREKLEAEQSRRMVADTGYEVKQSIRIGNSEILMAENPKAEDGNFYMKAEYTENGFIGEYSQVVVDSDYLEIMWEFAKSLHGQIEKVASEIGKAAYQSEPITARECHPNDYRQGIVGKVVAIKAEALRPEYRRGDMQLVLVDGGNGANADARGNAVFCTHLNNGSRTRFERYDVQGEIKELPAWAAEHLDAIRAEREAAKRPAPPTKARKSKDREAR; the protein is encoded by the coding sequence ATGGATAACAGAAAATTTGCGGCAACACTTTACAATTTTATAAAAGAGAACGACCCGCACGATTATTATACAAACACCTCGGCAGAGGACGCTATTGCGGAGCTGGAAAGCTACCTTTCCGACCTGGAGATGGTCAATGAAACCATTAAGGACATAGAGGAAATTGCAGATTCCTTTGACGATCATGAGGTTTATGTTACCGAGGTCAAGCCGCTTTTGAAATGCTTGCTTGAGATCCGCGAAAAGCTGGAGGCCGAGCAGAGCAGGCGTATGGTGGCCGATACCGGCTACGAGGTCAAGCAATCCATCCGCATTGGCAATAGCGAGATTCTGATGGCAGAAAACCCCAAAGCGGAGGACGGCAATTTCTATATGAAAGCCGAGTACACCGAAAACGGCTTTATCGGCGAATACTCTCAGGTTGTCGTTGATTCCGACTACCTTGAAATAATGTGGGAATTCGCAAAGAGTCTGCACGGGCAGATCGAAAAGGTTGCATCCGAAATCGGCAAAGCGGCGTATCAGTCTGAGCCCATTACCGCCAGGGAGTGCCATCCCAACGATTATAGGCAGGGCATTGTCGGCAAGGTGGTGGCAATCAAGGCCGAGGCTTTGCGCCCGGAATACCGACGCGGGGATATGCAGCTTGTTTTGGTAGACGGCGGCAATGGTGCAAATGCCGACGCGCGCGGTAACGCCGTTTTCTGTACCCATCTGAACAACGGAAGCCGCACCCGTTTTGAACGCTACGATGTGCAAGGCGAGATAAAAGAACTGCCCGCGTGGGCGGCGGAGCATCTGGACGCTATCCGTGCCGAGCGTGAGGCCGCAAAACGACCCGCCCCGCCCACCAAAGCCCGAAAATCGAAAGACAGAGAAGCGCGGTAA
- a CDS encoding conserved hypothetical protein (Evidence 4 : Homologs of previously reported genes of unknown function): MLVEQTLFGVVDKVQIAVERIKCFEPPDGYFLAFSGGKDSQCIYHLAKEADVKFDAHFHMTSVDPPEVISFVKTHYPEVILDQPPESMWRLIERKKIPPTRKIRYCCGIYKERGGMGRTVITGVRWDESARRKNTRAMLELNAYSKRKVMLNNDNDEARRLFESCQLKGKHILNPIVDWLTEDVWEYLNGNGIPHCCLYDEGFHRIGCIGCPMSREKGMLREFERWPKYYAAYLRAFDRMLVARRESGLDCSFWPDAQAVVDWWIYGRKKIEWEPDQYEIELLL; encoded by the coding sequence ATGCTTGTAGAGCAAACCCTGTTTGGCGTGGTTGACAAGGTTCAAATAGCCGTCGAGCGCATCAAATGTTTTGAGCCGCCTGACGGCTATTTCCTTGCCTTTTCGGGCGGCAAGGACAGCCAGTGTATTTACCATCTTGCCAAAGAAGCAGACGTGAAATTTGACGCTCATTTTCACATGACCTCGGTTGACCCGCCGGAGGTCATTTCTTTTGTCAAAACGCATTATCCCGAGGTGATTTTGGATCAGCCACCCGAAAGTATGTGGCGGCTGATTGAGAGAAAGAAAATCCCGCCAACCCGTAAAATCCGTTACTGCTGTGGGATTTACAAGGAGCGCGGCGGCATGGGCAGAACAGTGATTACAGGTGTTCGTTGGGATGAAAGCGCACGGCGCAAAAATACCCGTGCCATGTTGGAGCTAAACGCCTATTCTAAGCGAAAAGTCATGCTCAATAATGATAACGATGAGGCCCGCAGGCTGTTTGAAAGCTGCCAGCTTAAAGGCAAGCACATCCTAAACCCGATTGTTGACTGGCTCACTGAGGATGTGTGGGAATACCTGAATGGCAACGGTATTCCGCATTGCTGTTTGTATGATGAGGGCTTCCACCGCATTGGCTGCATCGGCTGCCCCATGTCCCGTGAAAAAGGGATGCTGCGGGAGTTTGAGAGATGGCCAAAATACTATGCCGCCTATCTCCGGGCTTTTGATCGTATGCTGGTTGCCCGCAGAGAATCGGGGCTTGACTGTTCGTTTTGGCCGGATGCCCAGGCTGTTGTGGACTGGTGGATTTACGGCAGAAAAAAGATTGAGTGGGAGCCTGATCAATATGAAATCGAGTTGTTGTTATAA
- a CDS encoding conserved hypothetical protein (Evidence 4 : Homologs of previously reported genes of unknown function) produces the protein MPYELLPSQEDKLLFFNLEGEAAERYGSIGYLRADFGRDGRGFWTTWFDQQPNLKTPVFCSLYGIFQSV, from the coding sequence ATGCCATATGAATTATTACCCTCACAAGAGGATAAGCTGCTGTTTTTCAACCTGGAGGGCGAAGCAGCCGAGCGTTACGGCTCTATCGGCTATCTTCGGGCAGATTTCGGCAGAGATGGACGCGGTTTTTGGACGACATGGTTTGACCAGCAGCCCAACTTGAAAACGCCTGTTTTTTGTAGCTTGTATGGCATTTTCCAAAGCGTTTGA
- a CDS encoding hypothetical protein (Evidence 5 : No homology to any previously reported sequences): MLDAQFRLAQTEFASLRQLQQNAAAYRHDMRHYFAHLQGLASKEHIEGIKEYYELPSPTWIPSRPHAFAKTKPST; this comes from the coding sequence ATGTTGGATGCACAGTTTAGATTGGCACAGACAGAGTTTGCATCTCTGCGGCAGCTGCAGCAGAACGCCGCAGCTTATCGGCACGATATGCGCCACTATTTTGCCCATTTGCAAGGGTTGGCCTCCAAAGAACACATAGAGGGGATTAAAGAGTACTACGAACTGCCCAGTCCGACATGGATACCATCACGCCCACATGCTTTTGCGAAAACGAAACCGTCAACCTGA
- a CDS encoding conserved hypothetical protein (Evidence 4 : Homologs of previously reported genes of unknown function) yields MDDMSAVKAVAPWGISARMINYHCVDRRILGAQKVGATWIIPKDAPRPEDRRKKGNRKNSGPGGHGDAQTKDI; encoded by the coding sequence GTGGACGATATGAGCGCCGTAAAGGCTGTCGCACCGTGGGGCATCAGCGCCAGGATGATTAATTATCACTGCGTAGACAGGCGCATTCTCGGCGCTCAAAAGGTCGGCGCAACCTGGATCATTCCAAAGGACGCGCCAAGGCCCGAGGATAGACGGAAAAAGGGAAACCGAAAAAATAGCGGCCCGGGAGGTCACGGCGATGCCCAAACAAAAGATATTTAA
- a CDS encoding Bacterial regulatory s, luxR family protein gives MPKQKIFNARALYFPEKLRKRMSQITEYPCTIIEAPMGYGKTTAVREYLVNTACRVLWQKVFSESVSGFWLAFCRQFRELDALRAEYLRQLGFPGDGTTKEKALELIVDALPSSGVIWVIDDYHLADCPEVAYFIEYLLWNELPDLHIVLTARYAHFINLDELALKGYVNHIRKDALELTQADIVSYYRLCGLSPKDNEVRRLYAYTEGWISALYLLMLSYQAEGAFTTPPNITALMEKTVYAPLSDEIKNFLMTVCLFDAFTLEQAAHMWQKGGSEKLMEEITGANAFIAWDGRSGAYQTHRIFAEFLRGLFEQKPPAEKQRLYGRAAAWYRQTGDCIPAMAYYELAQDFEGLLTVLELDQGHSLHNEHKEKLIAYMEACPDTLRQTHPVALLVYAICLFSYNETELFGATCAELSGILSGGALDEETARALSGEFEVLLSFGEYNDIEKMVAHYHRAAELLDRPTEFMDTRGGWTFGSPSVLYMFHRASGQLDKEVALLREGMVLYDHFAKGHGRGAELVMEAERDYLCGDFSSADIAVHKALHLAGGSKQEDILLCAVFLQARLAFCKGDYALAAYSLNNLREELERGGWYNLMHTMELCDAWIALNLGRTQELPQWIAEGDFFSSRLYFPAMGVFHIVYGRVLLARGDYAKLLGSMDGFLETASVFPNVLSQIYALIHAAAASEKLHRRDDALCRLREALSLALPDGLLMPFVENADLLKPVLEALSHEGTYREAARSILKLYLPYRQAAEQITREYFTEKRPELTEREAEIASLVAQGLSNGEIGAKLFITQNTVKTLMKRIFEKLGINSRTMLRQYVQARE, from the coding sequence ATGCCCAAACAAAAGATATTTAACGCCAGAGCCCTCTATTTTCCTGAAAAACTTCGTAAGCGGATGTCACAGATTACGGAATATCCCTGCACGATCATCGAGGCCCCCATGGGTTACGGCAAGACGACAGCAGTGCGGGAATACCTTGTGAATACGGCATGCCGCGTTTTGTGGCAAAAGGTTTTCAGCGAATCGGTTTCCGGCTTCTGGCTGGCATTCTGCCGGCAGTTTCGGGAACTGGACGCTCTGCGGGCGGAGTATTTGCGACAGCTCGGCTTTCCGGGCGACGGCACGACGAAAGAAAAAGCGCTTGAGCTCATTGTGGACGCACTGCCGTCCTCCGGCGTTATTTGGGTAATCGACGATTATCATCTGGCGGACTGCCCCGAGGTGGCGTACTTCATCGAATACCTGCTTTGGAACGAACTGCCCGACCTCCATATTGTTCTGACCGCGCGTTACGCACACTTTATAAATCTGGATGAGCTTGCGCTTAAGGGGTATGTGAACCATATCCGAAAGGACGCCCTTGAACTGACGCAGGCGGATATCGTCTCCTATTATCGCCTCTGCGGACTGTCCCCCAAAGACAATGAGGTGCGCCGGCTTTACGCCTACACCGAGGGCTGGATCAGCGCGCTGTACCTTTTAATGCTCAGCTATCAGGCGGAGGGGGCCTTTACAACACCGCCCAATATCACCGCGCTGATGGAAAAAACAGTGTATGCCCCTCTCTCCGACGAAATTAAGAATTTTTTGATGACCGTCTGTCTTTTTGACGCATTTACGCTCGAGCAGGCGGCACATATGTGGCAAAAGGGCGGCAGTGAGAAGCTGATGGAGGAGATTACAGGCGCAAACGCCTTTATCGCCTGGGACGGGCGGAGCGGCGCCTATCAGACGCACCGGATTTTCGCGGAATTTCTCAGAGGCCTTTTTGAGCAGAAGCCGCCTGCGGAAAAACAGCGCCTGTACGGGCGGGCTGCGGCGTGGTACCGGCAAACCGGGGACTGTATTCCGGCTATGGCTTATTACGAGCTTGCGCAGGATTTTGAAGGCCTGCTGACGGTGCTGGAGCTGGACCAGGGACACAGCCTTCACAATGAGCACAAGGAAAAGCTCATTGCGTATATGGAAGCTTGCCCCGATACCCTTCGTCAAACGCACCCGGTGGCCCTACTAGTCTACGCCATATGCCTGTTTTCGTACAACGAGACGGAGCTGTTTGGCGCTACCTGCGCGGAACTGTCCGGCATCTTGAGCGGCGGCGCACTGGACGAGGAAACGGCGCGGGCGCTTTCTGGAGAATTTGAGGTCCTGCTGAGCTTCGGCGAGTATAACGATATTGAGAAAATGGTTGCGCACTATCACCGGGCGGCGGAGCTGCTCGACCGGCCGACCGAGTTCATGGATACCCGCGGCGGCTGGACCTTCGGCTCGCCCTCCGTGCTGTATATGTTCCACCGCGCATCCGGGCAGCTGGACAAAGAGGTGGCGCTCCTCAGGGAGGGCATGGTTCTCTACGACCATTTCGCCAAAGGCCATGGCCGGGGCGCGGAGCTTGTCATGGAGGCGGAGCGGGACTATCTGTGCGGCGATTTCAGCAGCGCGGACATCGCCGTACATAAGGCCCTGCATCTGGCGGGCGGCAGCAAGCAGGAGGATATTCTTCTGTGCGCGGTGTTTCTTCAGGCGCGGCTGGCCTTTTGCAAGGGAGATTACGCCCTTGCGGCATACAGCTTAAACAATCTGCGTGAGGAGCTTGAGCGCGGCGGCTGGTACAATCTCATGCATACGATGGAGCTTTGCGATGCCTGGATCGCACTCAATCTGGGCAGGACACAGGAGCTTCCCCAGTGGATTGCGGAGGGAGACTTTTTCTCCAGTCGTCTGTATTTCCCCGCCATGGGGGTATTTCATATCGTCTACGGCCGGGTGCTGCTGGCGCGCGGGGACTACGCTAAGCTGCTGGGAAGCATGGACGGCTTTCTTGAAACCGCATCCGTCTTCCCGAATGTGCTCAGCCAAATCTATGCCCTCATCCACGCGGCGGCGGCAAGCGAGAAGCTGCATCGGCGGGACGACGCGCTCTGCCGGTTGCGAGAGGCGCTCTCCCTGGCCCTGCCGGACGGACTTTTGATGCCCTTTGTGGAAAACGCCGATCTGCTTAAGCCTGTTTTGGAGGCGCTTTCGCACGAAGGAACGTATCGGGAGGCCGCGCGGTCCATCTTGAAGCTGTATCTGCCCTACCGGCAGGCGGCGGAGCAGATCACGCGGGAATATTTCACGGAAAAACGTCCCGAGCTGACCGAGCGCGAGGCGGAAATTGCCAGTCTTGTGGCGCAGGGGCTTTCCAACGGCGAGATCGGCGCAAAGCTTTTTATCACGCAAAACACCGTCAAAACCCTGATGAAGCGCATTTTTGAAAAGCTCGGCATCAACTCGCGCACTATGCTGCGGCAGTATGTGCAGGCGCGGGAATAA
- a CDS encoding conserved hypothetical protein (Evidence 4 : Homologs of previously reported genes of unknown function) yields the protein MSQITKVVPKEDYCLDIILDNGSSIQLSLESRLETIRFGMLADAELFRKATTNGICISWEGKVEISLTEAFQLAQK from the coding sequence GTGAGTCAGATAACCAAGGTCGTTCCAAAGGAGGACTACTGCCTGGACATTATTTTGGACAACGGCAGCAGTATTCAGCTCAGCCTGGAAAGCAGGCTTGAAACCATACGGTTCGGCATGCTCGCGGACGCGGAGCTATTTCGGAAGGCTACCACCAACGGCATCTGCATTAGTTGGGAGGGAAAAGTTGAAATTTCCCTCACCGAGGCGTTCCAGCTGGCGCAAAAATAG